In the genome of Raphanus sativus cultivar WK10039 chromosome 9, ASM80110v3, whole genome shotgun sequence, the window CACATTAGCTCTTAAACACTATTATCTCTTtgtaatctcaaaaacattccttgtaaacaattcttatcaagaatcaataaaatcatcttTCATCCTAtaaagttcttacgggattcagcccacgataTCTTCTCATTTtaatcttaacctgacctaaaatcaggaggtgagtttagtcCCTCACAATGGGATCGACTAACGACGGTTCCACTTAAGGCGAAGAGCAGGATGCTCGCGAGCCGACTCCAACCCCGACACCGGCGACTCCCTTGCCGGCGCTACCACCAGCATCCATCGATACCATCATGGCGCGTCTAGCTCAACAGGACGCCGCCCAAAAAGCAGTAACCGACCAGCTCACCGCTCTCGCTGCTCTCATCGCCACCCTCGCTGCAAACGCCGACGCTTCAACGGCAGCATACCGGCGACACCTTTTCGCCACCGAGAGGACGACCGGCGCCGTGCCTACTCAAGATGAAGCTCCCAACACCGACGACCGCACCCCGGAACAAACCCCCGGCGTCTCCGACTTGCAAACCATCAACGAGCTCGCGGCGCTCAAGCAGTCCATCCTCGACATCATCTCGCAGATCCACCACGTGACGACATCTGCTCCGCAGATCGAGCGCGTCCTTGCCGAGTCTCTCCGTACCCCTTTTTCTGAGAAGATAACTAGGGTTAGGCTCCGGAAGATGGACAAACTCCGTTTGCGGACTTTCGACGGACTCTCTGACCCGACGGTCCACGTCACGTCGTTCAACATCGCTTTGCGCCGTGCAAACCTCTCCGACAAAGAGAAAGACGCCGGCTTTTGCCAGCTCTTTGTCGAAACCCTGGAAGGAACGGCTTTGGCTTGGTTCACCGGCCTCAAAGAAAACTCTGTCAACAGCTTCCACGATCTCTCCACCGCCTTCCTAAAGAACTATATCATGTTCACCCGCGAGGAAGCGACTGCTTCCGATCTGTGGAACCTCACCCAGGCCAACGGTCAAAGCCTCCGCGACTTCATGGAAAAATTCAAGCCTGTCGTCTCAAAAATCGACATCCCCGACCAGATCGCCGTCGAATCTTTGAAAAACACCCTTCATCTCAAGTCCACGTTTCGAGCCGATCTCTACCGACACCTGACGCGATCCCTCGCGGATGCCATAGCACGTTCCCATAACTTCATAAAAATGGAGGAGGACACGAAGGCGATTATCGGACGACATAATGCTACGAAAGACGCAGCAGCAAAGCAGAACTCGGCCAAGACGAGTGACAACCGTCAGGAGCCGAGGCAGCATTCATCCGGCAACCAGAAGCGTAACTTCGCATACGCCGTCACCGAGGAAGAGGACCCCGCATCTGCCGCCGTAGTTCGGGAAAAGGGTTGGAACGTCTATGACCGCCTGGCTTCCGAGAACGATCCGAAGAGCCAAACGCCTTCCGAGTCTTCAGGTCCTGGAGCTCCCCCTTCCCGCAAATACTGCGCCTATCACAAAGTCGATACTCACAATACGAATGAGTGCAACGTCCTCTACAAACAATTCTTATCGTCTGTGGCCAGCGACAAGCTAGAGATCGAGCCACCCCCCAAACCAAAGCCCAAGAACGGCAAGAGCTGGagcaaaaacaaagaaaagaagtcTCAAAAATCCAAAGAGAAACAAACTCAAGCCAACGCAGAAGAAGATGACGCTCAGGACAAGGACGACTCATCGGCTGAAGAAGATCAGCCGAGAAACCGTCGACGAGTAGAAGTCATCCTCTCCAGAATGAGCGACTCTTCAGACAATGAGCAGACCGAGCAAACTCCTCCCCGAGTAAACGCTACCAACGCAGAAGGGACCGACCTTCGGGCCTTGCTGAAATGAAAAGCCGCAGCTGCAGCGATTCTCCCATCGACCAAAGCTCCGCAATTCAGCACCACCGATAGCGCATCCAAATCCCGGCGGGTCGACCCAGATCACCCCTTCCAAGTCTTCGACCTACGCGATAGCCTCAACCCTAAGGCCGACGACCTGAGAATAAAGCTCAACCGTTCCAAACATTCTGACTTGCGTCGCCATTTGGAAAAAGCAAACGAGCGCCATCCCAATGCCACCTCTGACGACGCCAGAAATACTGATCTCAGGGAGCAAATCGAATCTCGGCGCTGAAGTCGCTTCCCCCGGATTAGCGTGATCATGGGTGGGTCTCCTCCCTGCGGCGATTCAGTCAGAGCAGTCAAAGATTACAGGCGACAAGCTGTCACCTCCAAACGATGGCCCTCGTCAATTGAAGACGACCATCAGATAACATTTTCCAACGCCGATACACGGGGCATCCATATGCCTAACAACGACCCGCTCCTCGTGGATATCGGGATCGGAGAGTGCCAAGTCACCAAGGTCTTGATCGACACCGGGAGCTCGGTCGATCTTATCTTCCGCCACACGTTGGATAAAATGGGCGTTGACCTAAAAAACATGAAACCATCCTCTCGAACCCTCACTGGATTTAACGGAGCTTCAGAGCAGATGCTCGGTACTATCCGCCTCCACGTCCACGCTGGAGACGTCGTTCGGACGGTGAAGTTCTCCGTTATACAAGCCAAAGCACCGTACAACGCGATCCTTGGTACTTCCTGGCTCCATGCAATAAAAGCCATCCCGTCGTCTTATCACCAATGCGTCAAGTTCCCAGGAAAGGACGGCAGCAAGCAAACCATCCGTGGAGACCAGCAGGCCGCAAGAGAAATACTCATTGCAACAGTGAAACTCCAGCAGTCCGCGTCCCTTATTAACTCTGTATCCAAACCTATCCATAAGGTATATCCTCAGAAAGAAGAGATCCGCGAGGTCCCGCTTGACATCGACGATCCGACGAAGGTCGTACGCATCGGTGCGTTCCTCTCGGACGAAATGCAATCCCagatcatcatcttcctccgaGACAACGCTTCGACGTTCCCTTGGTCGGCTTCAGACATGAAGGGGATCGACCCAACTATAACTTCACATGAGTTAAACGTTGATCCCACTTTCAAACCTATCAGGCAAAAGAGACGGAAACTCGGGCCCGACCGATCGAAAGCAGTCAACGAGGAAGTAGACCGTTTACTCGCAGCTGGATCCATCACCGAAGTACGGTATCCCGATTGGTTAGCAGACCTGGTtgtcgtcaagaagaagaacggaaAGTGGCGCGTCTGCGTCGATTTTACTGACCTCAACAAGGCATGCCCAAAGGATAGTTATCCGCTCCCCCATATCGATCGACTAGTCGAATCTACCGCGGGCAACGAACTACTTACTTTCATGGACGCCTTCTCGGGGtataatcaaatcatgatgCATCCCGATGACCGAGAGAAGACAGCTTTCATTACCGACCAAGGAACCTACTGCTACAAGGTCATGCCTTTCGGACTGAAAAAACGCTGGAGCGACTTACCAGCGCCTCGTCAACAAAATGTTTGCCGACAGACTGGGTAACACCATGGAGGTATAcatcgacgacatgctagtcaagTCACTTCACGCGAACGATCACCTTGACCATCTACGCGATTGTTTCAAGACACTGAACGAGTATGGGATGAAACTCAACCCGGCCAAATGCACTTTTGGCATCACCTCGGGCGAATTCCTAGGATACATAGTGACCCAgcgaggcattgaagccaaccccaAGCAGATATCAGCGATACTCGATCTACCCAGTCCGAAGAACAGCAGAGAGGTGCAGCGTTTAACAGGCAGAATCACGGCCCTCAACAGATTCATCTCTCGATCAACCGACAAATGCCTTCCGTTCTACGAGTTGTTGCGAGAAAACAGACGCTTTGTCTAGGACGACAAGTGCGAGGAGGCATTCACTCAGCTCAAGCATTACCTCTCCACGCCCCCAGTCCTCGCAAAACCGGAAGTCGGTGATATCCTATCCCTCTACATTGCAGTCACCTCCTCGGCAGTTAGCAGTGACCTCATTCGGGAAGACCGAGGCGAACAAAAACCCATCTTCTACATCAGCAAACGCATGACCGAAGCGGAAACCCGCTACCCGACTCTTGAAAAAATGGCTCTCGCTATCGTTACCTCGGCCCGTAAACTTCGCCCTTACTTCCAATCACATAGTATCGAGATTCTCTCCAACCAGCCTCTCTGAACGGTGATGCAGAACACGAATCAGTCAGGACGACTGACCAAATGGGCGATGGAACTAAGTGCCCACGACATAATATACAAGAACCGCACAGCAGCCAAATCACAAGTCCTTGCTGATTTCCTCATCGAGCTCACACCAGAGCTCGAACAGGACCTCATACTACCTAGTAATAACTGGATATTGCACGTGGACGGCTCCTCCACGAACAAAGGATCAGGTGCGGGCGTCCAGTTGCAGTCGCCAACCGGGGAACTGATCCGACAGTCCTTCACCTTCGGTTTCACCGCTTCCAACAATGAGGCAGAGTACGAGTCTCTCATCGCGGGACTCCGTCTCGCCCAAGTCATCAAGGCTAAACGCCTAAGCGCGTATTGTGACTCCTAGCTCGTCGTAAGTCAATACCACGGTGACTACGACGTCCGCAACGATCGGATGGATGCATACCTTCGCATTGTCCAAGATCTAGCCAAAGGTTTCGAGTTCTTCGAATTAACCAAGGTTCCCCGCGGGGAGAACATCTGCGCCGACGCCCTCGCTGCCCTCGGCAGCGAACTTCATGATCAGGTCAAGCAGACGATTCCGATCCATCGCATCGAGAAGCCAAGCACCGACCTCGATCACCAAGAGGGTGGGATCGTCACTCCGTCTACCGAAGCAATGACCGTCAGCGACGATTCCCCTATGATGACTGACGACGATCAAACGACCGACTGGCGTGCCGAGTTCATTAACTTCCTCATTTACGGAACGTTACCCACTGACAAGTGGGAAGCCAGGAGATTGAAGCGACGCAGCGTGCATTACGTCATCACCGAAGGAGAGCTCCACCGATGGACCGCCACGAAAGTTCTCCTCAAGTGTATTCACGGCGAGCAAACGAGGCTCGTTATGGCAGAAACTCACGAAGGTGCGGCAGATAATCACTCGGGAGGCCGAGCCCTCGCTCTGAAGATCAAGAACGTCGGTTTCTACTGGCCGTCGATGAACACAGACTGCGAGTCCTACGTTCGCCACTGCGACAAATGTCAACGCCATGCTTCTACAATCCACAGTCCGACCGAAACCGCACCATACCCCTTCATGCGATGGGGAACGGACATCATTGGTCCGTTGCCGACCTCCCGGCAAAAGCGATTCATCCTTGTCTTAACTGAATATTTCACCAATTGGGTGGAAGCAGAGGCATACGCAAACGTCACCGACAAAGAAGTGCAAAAATTtgtctggaaaaacatcatcTGCCGCCATGGACTCCCTTAGGAAATAGTCACCGGCAATGGGTCCCAGTTTATCTCGCACAACTTCCGCGAATTCTGTGAGCGATGGAGAATCCGTCTCATCACTGCAACGCCGAGGTACCCGCAATGTAACGGACAAGCCGAGTCAACGAACAAAACCGTCATAGACGGTATGAAAAAGCGACTAGACTTGAAAAAGGGATGCTGGGCAGACGAATTGGACGGCGTTCTATGGTCTCACCATACGACACCTCGAGGTGCAACGCAAGCCACTCCCTTTTTGCTGGCATACGGAGTCGAGGCAATGGCACCAGCCGAAGTAAACGTCACCAGCTTACGACGTTCCAAGATACCTCTTCACGACGAGCTCAACCGAGACATGCTACTCGATGCTCTGGATAACATCGAGGAGAGGCGCGACCAAGCTCTCTTCAATATCCAGAATTACCAGAACCAGATCGAAAGTTATTACAAAAAGAAGGTTCGATCCCGACCTCTCGAATTCGAAGACCTCGTTCTGCGCAAAGTGTTCGAAAACAACAAAGAGGGGAAAGCCGGAAAGTTAGGTGCCAATTGGGAAGGCCCCTACAAGATTACACAAGTCATTCGGCTCGGAGTCTTCCGACTCGAGACTTCTCACGGAGACGCGGTACCTCGCGCCTGGAACTCCTTGCATCTACGACGTTTCCAGCCATAGGGCAACTACTCAATTACtcttactaaaaaaaaaaaaaaaaaacccgaGTAAGTGCACCATTCAGTCGCTCTtactcacaaaaaaaaaaacgagtaaGTGCATCCTTCGATCACTCTTGCTCGTGAAATCGAGTAAGTGCACCATTCAGTCACTCTTACTCACtcgaggtacgtaggcagccttaacTGGTCCAGctataaccaaaaacaaaatcaaaccttcCCCGAGAAGAGTATCCCACAACACGAGGGTCCGTTTCCTCATAGTGTTATCTATACGCGAGCTCGGCCCAGTCCTCTCGCAAACGTATAATGATACTCGCCCCCATCGACGAATACGTCCTGATCAGACACATATTCGCGAGAACATGGTCGCGTCGCTACCGTTAGTCGGCGTGCCCGAGACAATGACTCTGTTATTTCGTGATTTGTAAAGCAACGGTATGGCCGACCAAAAACTTTGAAATTACTTCGAAATCAATAGAACCGTCAATGTTTGAAATTTCCTCTAAGTCTAAAAGAGTCTACACTCATCTTTACATTCTCAAAAGAAGAAGTGATAAAGATTTTAACAATGACAAACATTCTTCTGAACGAAAAGCCGGAACTAATCAACTGTTCCTAAAAGAGAAGCATTACTTGCCCAAAAGTCAAACGAAACGACAAGCGGATCAATAGAGTACTGCAAACCTTAAACAATAAGCCCCATCGGGCGTAAAAGAAAAGTACATAATAGTCCGAAGGCAATAAATAGACAAAAGAGAAGGAAGGTGGATTGGATCACTCCTTAGCAAGATTATCGATCACACCGGGCTCTTGCTCCTCGAGCCTCTGTGCCTCCGCTCCACCATCTTCGGATCCACGCTCTCCATCCTCGCCTCGTCCCTTCGGCTCCGTCGAAGCTTCGATATCGGTGCCGGGCGACTTCTGCAATCCACTTCCTTGTTCCATTGGGGGAGGGATCCTCTGATCAACGGCTGCCTCCTCTTCGTTTTGATCGTCCGTCCGGTCCTCAGCGGAGGTATCCGACACAACAAGGATTGGAGACCCCTTCTCGGCTGGGTCCAAAACTGGCTCTTCCTCCGCAAGCTGGCCCCCGGATGCTGGAACACCGGCAGGGTCGTCACTTGATACTATCGCTCGCGAAGACCCCTCGCCGAGCCCCCGCTCTCCGGAACCTTCAGCAACCAAATCCGAGAGAGCAGCCCCATCAGCCGGATCGATCAGACTTGCATTAGAACCGAAGGTGTTGAGACCAGGCAACACCCTCTCATCGACATATGGAGAAGGCAATACGAGTGGAGAAAGAGTGAGGTCGTCCTCCGGGATCTCTCCCACGTCGAGCTCCTTAGCCTTCTGATCGTACTCTTCCTCCCAAACCGCGAACATATCAATGGTATCATGCGGAATGTCGCGCCCAGCTTCCAACAGAACCTCGAGACAAGATCTCGTCCCAAACGACTGGTTGTACATAGCAGTCGCATCATCAAAAGGCCCGCGGCGCTTCTCCCGGTCCATTATGTTGCGGAAGCGTCTGTTGCATTTCGCGATCATCTCGGTCTGAACGCGAATCCTCTCTTGCATCACCTCGAAGACCCGAGAACGCTTCAGTCGCTCAATCTCCATCGCCTGCTGCTTGATCTTCTTCTCGTGCTGCTCAACGATTCTCGCCTGTTCCTTCTCCGCCTCCTCTTCCCTCTCCTTCATCAGAGCAATATCAGTCTCAAGGATTCCCACGGTCTCTTGAGCAGCGCCCAATGCAGCTTCAGTGGCATCCAACTTCTCCTTTTGGGCTTTCCGACGAGAGATCGCACGGGATGCCTTCACTTTGAGCTTATCGGTCTCCTCCGTCCATTCAAATTTCTTCCTCCTGATGAAGGCATCCTTCGCCGCCACCAGCTTCTCAGAGCGCCGCAGCTTGATACGGGACGCCTTGAGCTCGGTATCGTACAACTCCACAACGAAGTTCATGCTCCCATCACCCTGCAAAGCGAAAGATCAAAGTCACCATCAACACTATGACAAAAAATTGCACTTCCAGCTAAATCCAAAAGAAAAGATGAGCCTTTACCCGAAGCTTGGCTTGAGCAGCATCAGTATACTCCTTCTTGAAAATGAGATCGTTCAGGAGCAATGGCCGGGGGCCGCCGTTTATCTGACTCACCAGCTCTGCGCACTTGTCCGGAGCATAGATAAGGGGGGTCGTCCCATCATACTCGAAACGCACCTGATCCGGGAACTCGGGAGGACCTCTTCTCGGGACGGAGCTTCGTCCGGCTGGAGCCTTAGAAGTGGATGGCTGAACCGGAGCCACCGTAGAAGCTGGAGCCGGTGGATCCTCACTTCGGACATTCCCCTCGCTAGGAcatgtcttcttctttctcctatTCAGCTGTAGCTGAGCCTCGGGAGAAGCCTCTTCTGCCTCCTCCGTAGGTTCAGCAACCGCCTCTTCTGCCTCCTCCGAAGGTTCAGCAACCGCCTCCTCGCCATCATCTCCCTCGCCTTCCCGAGGTCCGGTCTTCTCCTGTGGAAGCGGTTCTTGGCCGGCTTTAGccccctttttctttttcttcttaggAGGGCCCTCAGTTTCCGGACGATCGATAGGCCCGTCCTCCTGATCCCCTTCAGCTGAAGAGTCGTGTCGGGATCTCTTTTTTCCCTTCTTCTTTGAAGGATCCGGAGTTATCACCGGAGCATCCTCGGAGACCGCTCCGACTTGCTGAACCTCTACAGCAGGGTCCTCAGTCGGAGAATCTTCGACATGAACCGGGGATCCGTCCCTCGGAACTTCAGGCGGAGCACTCTCAACAACAGGCGCCGACACACGACGCGGAGGATCGGCCCTCGGAAGATTCAGCTGAACCCTTATCAGCTCGCTCAAATTCGGATGAGGCCTCATCTTCCTGGCTTTGTTGATTAGCTTATGTACGCGCGGGGTGAAAAGCGACAGACGCCTCTTACCAGGGACACCAACCGAGGGAATGCTAGAATCCCAATCTCCTACGAGAAAACATGAAGGGAGATTATTCGTTGGAACAAATCCCTACAAcctagaaaacaaaaaaaaaaggtaaaggaaagaagaagaacGAAAGAGGGCAATATTTACTTCTCAATATCCTGTCGACGCTCCGATGAATTCTTTCCTGAATAATCGTATTCCAATTATCCTGACGAAGCAAAGCAACTTCACGAGCGCTCGCAATAAATTCCTCTGGATACGCGGCCGATGTCGGATGGTCAACTGCACAAACAACgaacacaaagaaaaagaagaaggttAGCAACCTGAAGGCACGTCTAAGATAATCAGGGCAATCTACCAATATCAGGGTTCCACAGGAACCGATAGTCGTCACCGGGAGGATCCTCGAAAGCCGACTCATCCGCCCTAATGTAAAAATAGTATATCTGCCAATCGTTCGTCTTGCTTGGATGTTCTCATTCTCATCCGAACTAAATCATATctccaaaagtcaagctaatgattaaaaataagcgctgagtgggaggcaacccactgttatgtttgttttaaatttggttttatttttatatactactgatttttgtttttagttattgcaggttcaaaaaaaaagatgaacagtACGCACGACACTGTAGCaagcaaatcgatcgacactgtagcAGAGTTACTGTAGTAGAATCACTGTAGCAAGGCTACTGTAGCAGGATCACTGTtcattgaaataaaaaaaaaattagttaattcgTTTTATTAGTTATCTATTACTAACTTTTAGACTTTTAATGTTTTATCTATGTTAGGTTACATGAGATGATTCATGGAAGAAGCATTAATATACCAATATTGACCGATGGTTGCAAACATTGGTTGACAGAGCATtaatagcatcgatcgatggccacttaattgtgttgatcgatagagcatcaagagtatcgatcgccacttaactgtgttggtaaatattcacatcaaagttAGATATACTGTTTTTCCTTGTTAATTattgtccttatgatttattcttcCACCAATCTTAGAATGTATAACACTGGTAACAGTATTGTTTAAGTCTAGGGGAGGtcgtactaatattataatttagattagctATTTAGAATAAGGACCCGAGTAAACGATTGCCataatatcgaccgacgagaagaagttgatatcgatcgacataactAAATCTGCCACGACCAATGACAACACATTTACATCGATCAACATCTATTCCGGTCAGGTatttcgttctaacttgttaaattgagtacttatggtttatttctcaccaatctccgacttgataacaccattataatgttatttaagtctgggggaggttctACTGATTTTGTGTTtgagttttgaaaaaaaaaaaaagaagatccaGGTAAACTATTTCTCTAGCCATCGACTGATGAGACCATATCGATATCGTTCGACAGCGCCTCATCTACAACGATCAATTGTcacttcattgtgtcgatcgtCACCGACATTAGCGAGCTGGTATATCGTTCTTACTTGTTAATTTTGTGCTATTGCTTTATGATTTTCACCCTACCACCAACCGttttacactgggacagtgtaatttaagtctgggagGATTACTAACGATTATATACTTTATGAGTCTTatctaaaatgttttcaaaaaagtttttattgagtcaagaaggggatgaTGATCTATTTCGatttactacttgtcatccaaccactctttagaccagtcttagatttactaaCTGCAGAAAATactagagataccaaagtggatcaacctgtccactatgtttgcacttgctgaaattgtttgaaggaaccaaagctgacctccaacctaatactgacttgatttgcttgtcttggggcttggtatataagggatcggaatcctcctgcaaatctggaaggtaaaaagtctgtgtgtttctggttctcttccttctctctcttcggcatcttaagatctaagtttataaaaaaaatattgatatgatttcttgagaggcagagggatacgtaaattacctgcgatcctattattctaaatctcaaggatgatcacacattgtggaaacgagggataggtaaattacctgtgaccctattattcgctacactttgtcaaa includes:
- the LOC108824829 gene encoding uncharacterized protein LOC108824829 — protein: MGGSPPCGDSVRAVKDYRRQAVTSKRWPSSIEDDHQITFSNADTRGIHMPNNDPLLVDIGIGECQVTKVLIDTGSSVDLIFRHTLDKMGVDLKNMKPSSRTLTGFNGASEQMLGTIRLHVHAGDVVRTVKFSVIQAKAPYNAILGTSWLHAIKAIPSSYHQCVKFPGKDGSKQTIRGDQQAAREILIATVKLQQSASLINSVSKPIHKVYPQKEEIREVPLDIDDPTKVVRIGAFLSDEMQSQIIIFLRDNASTFPWSASDMKGIDPTITSHELNVDPTFKPIRQKRRKLGPDRSKAVNEEVDRLLAAGSITEVRYPDWLADLVVVKKKNGKWRVCVDFTDLNKACPKDSYPLPHIDRLVESTAGNELLTFMDAFSGYNQIMMHPDDREKTAFITDQGTYCYKVMPFGLKKRWSDLPAPRQQNVCRQTG
- the LOC108824827 gene encoding uncharacterized protein LOC108824827: MSRLSRILPVTTIVDHPTSAAYPEEFIASAREVALLRQDNWNTIIQERIHRSVDRILRRDWDSSIPSVGVPGKRRLSLFTPRVHKLINKARKMRPHPNLSELIRVQLNLPRADPPRRVSAPVVESAPPEVPRDGSPVHVEDSPTEDPAVEVQQVGAVSEDAPVITPDPSKKKGKKRSRHDSSAEGDQEDGPIDRPETEGPPKKKKKKGAKAGQEPLPQEKTGPREGEGDDGEEAVAEPSEEAEEAVAEPTEEAEEASPEAQLQLNRRKKKTCPSEGNVRSEDPPAPASTVAPVQPSTSKAPAGRSSVPRRGPPEFPDQVRFEYDGTTPLIYAPDKCAELVSQINGGPRPLLLNDLIFKKEYTDAAQAKLRGDGSMNFVVELYDTELKASRIKLRRSEKLVAAKDAFIRRKKFEWTEETDKLKVKASRAISRRKAQKEKLDATEAALGAAQETVGILETDIALMKEREEEAEKEQARIVEQHEKKIKQQAMEIERLKRSRVFEVMQERIRVQTEMIAKCNRRFRNIMDREKRRGPFDDATAMYNQSFGTRSCLEVLLEAGRDIPHDTIDMFAVWEEEYDQKAKELDVGEIPEDDLTLSPLVLPSPYVDERVLPGLNTFGSNASLIDPADGAALSDLVAEGSGERGLGEGSSRAIVSSDDPAGVPASGGQLAEEEPVLDPAEKGSPILVVSDTSAEDRTDDQNEEEAAVDQRIPPPMEQGSGLQKSPGTDIEASTEPKGRGEDGERGSEDGGAEAQRLEEQEPGVIDNLAKE